A window of the Cannabis sativa cultivar Pink pepper isolate KNU-18-1 chromosome X, ASM2916894v1, whole genome shotgun sequence genome harbors these coding sequences:
- the LOC115703116 gene encoding uncharacterized protein LOC115703116, whose product MNFFKTVFSESPDPPQPESTSGSPKKSSNDQEREDPDPIPDSHHSGSSVGGGGVWSFGGLIQTLATKSESVIETYRRDLQEFSSGLKKEIEVAHGSLGTVGHAIDELGNTVLKGTAQIIAQGKDAILADDLESDSSDSNNTQNYNSQASLNSKRYSRFDAQVRTLQGDASTYCDEPEDLDDYSKWKLGFVLEEKSEEIEELIEENRAVENIYKRVVPDSIDHQTFWCRYFFKVYKLKQAEDLRANLVKRAFSREEEEELSWDVDDDDDDDEDDVVLKTIAKKNGELGSEDGGVVVAKEVQNDSSNASLKEESSIDTNKNVEKTYNVNEGKSSGEESKQSLHLEEDVVDSEVSNKKLDVSKADDKLASKGMTESGESSKDSDVTVVSTQPSMPEEEDLGWDEIEDLSTIEDKKITNLGSPNRAELRKRLSAAEEDDEDLSWDIEDDDDDEPSKA is encoded by the coding sequence ATGAATTTCTTCAAGACCGTTTTTTCCGAAAGCCCAGATCCTCCTCAACCCGAATCCACATCCGGGTCTCCCAAAAAATCATCCAACGATCAAGAACGTGAAGACCCAGATCCGATTCCCGACTCCCACCATTCCGGTTCTTCCGTCGGTGGTGGTGGTGTATGGAGCTTTGGCGGTTTGATCCAAACTCTAGCGACTAAATCCGAATCTGTCATTGAAACCTACCGGCGGGATTTGCAGGAGTTCAGTTCGGGTCTGAAGAAGGAGATCGAGGTGGCTCATGGATCTTTGGGAACGGTTGGTCACGCCATTGATGAGCTTGGGAACACCGTTTTGAAAGGGACGGCCCAGATTATTGCTCAAGGTAAGGATGCAATCCTTGCCGATGATCTTGAATCCGATTCGTCTGATTCCAACAATACCCAAAATTATAATTCCCAGGCGAGCTTGAATTCGAAACGTTACAGTAGGTTTGATGCCCAGGTTCGCACGTTACAGGGTGATGCAAGCACTTACTGCGATGAGCCTGAGGATTTGGATGATTATAGTAAATGGAAGTTAGGGTTTGTTTTGGAAGAAAAAAGTGAAGAAATTGAAGAGttaattgaagaaaataggGCTGTGGAAAATATCTACAAGAGGGTTGTTCCTGATAGTATTGATCACCAGACTTTTTGGTGTAGATATTTCTTTAAGGTCTATAAGCTTAAACAAGCCGAGGACTTGAGAGCTAATTTAGTGAAAAGAGCATTTTCaagggaagaagaagaggaattgAGTTGGGATGTTGATGACGATGATGACGACGACGAGGATGATGTTGTGTTGAAAACGATTGCCAAGAAAAATGGGGAATTGGGTAGTGAAGATGGTGGAGTAGTTGTAGCAAAGGAAGTGCAAAATGACTCCTCAAATGCTTCCTTGAAGGAAGAAAGTTCCATAGATACTAATAAGAATGTTGAGAAAACTTATAATGTGAATGAGGGAAAGAGTAGTGGGGAAGAGTCTAAACAGAGTTTGCATTTGGAAGAAGATGTTGTTGATTCTGAAGTAAGTAATAAAAAATTGGATGTATCCAAAGCTGATGATAAATTGGCTTCGAAAGGGATGACTGAATCTGGTGAATCCAGCAAAGATAGTGATGTTACAGTTGTTTCAACTCAGCCTTCAATGCCTGAGGAGGAAGACCTTGGCTGGGATGAGATTGAGGATCTTAGCACTATTGAAGATAAGAAAATCACTAATCTTGGGAGTCCTAACAGAGCAGAGCTGCGAAAGCGGCTTAGTGCTgcagaagaagatgatgaggaCTTGAGCTGGGAtattgaagatgatgatgatgatgaaccAAGTAAAGCTTAA